The stretch of DNA GTCCCGGACGAGTTCTTCCGCGCCGTCGTGCCTTTCGAGCTGCCCGCGGCGGGCGGCTACGCGGCCGGGACCGCGTTCCTGCCCGCCGACGAGGCCGGAGCCGCCGCTGCCGTCGAGACCATCGAGCGGATCGTGGCCGAGGAAGGGCTCGCCCTGCTCGGCTGGCGCGACGTTCCGGTGGTGCCGGACAACGCGGGCCGCTCGGCGCGCGAGGTGATGCCGGGCTTCCGGCAGTTGTTCCTCGGGCACGGCCGCGACGGTGCCGGGCAGGAGTCGGCGCTGCAGTTCGAGCGCCGCGCGTTCTGCGTGCGCAAGCGCGCCGAGCACGAGGCGAAGGTGTACTTCCCGAGCCTGTCCGCGCGCACCTTCGTCTACAAGGGGATGCTCAGCGAGACCCAGCTCGACGCGTTCTACCCGGACCTGCGCGACGAGCGGTTCGCCAGCGCCATCGGCCTGGTGCACTCGCGGTTCTCCACGAACACGTTCCCGTCGTGGCCGCTGGCGCACCCGTACCGGTTCATCGCGCACAACGGCGAGATCAACACGATGAAGGGCAACCGGAACTGGATGCGGACCCGCGAGAGCATGCTCGCGACCGACCTCATCCCCGGCGACCTCAAGCGGCTTTACCCCATCGCCACGCCGGACGGCAGCGACTCCGCGACGTTCGACGAGGTGCTGGAACTGCTGCACCTGGGCGGGCGGAGCCTGCCGCACTCGGTGCTGATGATGATCCCGGAGGCGTGGGAGAACCACGCCGAGATGGATCCGCAGCGGCGCGCCTTCTACGAGTTCCACAACTACCTGATGGAGCCGTGGGACGGCCCGGCGCTGGTGGCGTTCACCGACGGCACCCAGATCGGCGCGGTGCTCGACCGCAACGGCCTGCGCCCTGGGCGCTACTGGGTCACCGACGACGGCATGGTCGTGCTGGCCAGCGAGGTCGGCGTGCTGGAGCTGGACCCGGCGCGGGTGGTGCGCAAGGGCCGGTTGCAGCCGGGCCGGATGTTCCTGGTGGACACCGGCGCGGGCCGGATCGTCGACGACGACGAGATCAAGGGCGGCCTCGCCGCCGAGCACCCTTACCAGGAGTGGCTGGACTCCGGTGTGGTGCACCTGGGCGACCTGCCGGAACGCGACCGGGAAGTGCCCTCGCACGCCTCGCTGGTGCATCGCCAGCAGGTCTTCGGCTACACCGAGGAAGAGCTCGGCGTGCTGCTGCGGCCGATGGCCGCCGGTGGCGCCGAGCCGATCGGCTCGATGGGCAACGACGTGCCGTTCGCGGCGTTCTCGAAGCGCCCGCGGCACCTGTTCGACTACTTCACCCAGCTGTTCGCGCAGGTCACGAACCCGCCGCTGGACGCGATCCGGGAAGAGCTGGTGACTTCGCTGGCCACCCACGTCGGCCCGGAGCACAACCTGCTCGACCACGACCCGGACGCCTGCAAGCAGCTGGTGCTGCCGTTCCCGGTGCTGGACAACGACCAGCTCGCCAAGATCGTGCACATCGACGACGACGGCGACCGCCCGGGGCTCAAGCCCGCGATCATCCGCAGCACCTTCGAGGTCGGCGGTGGCGGGCAGGCGCTGCGGCAGCGCCTGGACGAGATCTGCGAAGAGGTCTCGGCCGCCGTCGCCGACGGCGCGCACGTGCTGGTGCTGTCCGACCGCACCGCCGACGCCGAGCACGCCCCGATCCCCTCGCTGCTGGTCACCGGCGCGGTGCACCACCACCTGGTGCGGGAGAAGAACCGCACCCAGGTCGGCCTGGTCGTCGAAGCCGGCGACGTGCGCGAGGTGCACCACGTGGCGCTGCTGATCGGCTACGGCGCGGCCGCGGTCAACCCGTACCTGGCGATGGCCAGTGTCGAGGACCTGGTGCACAACGGCGTGCTCCAGGGCCTTGAAACCCACCAGGCCACCGCGAACCTGATCAAGGCGCTGGGCAAGGGCGTGCGCAAGACCATGTCCAAGATGGGGGTCTCCACGGTGGCCTCCTACACCGGCGCGCAGATCTTCGAGGCGATCGGGCTCGGCGAAGAGGTCGTCGAGCGCTGCTTCGCGGGCACCACTTCGCGGCTCGGCGGAGTCGGTTTCGACGGGCTGGCCACCGAGGTCGCCGAGCGGCACCGCAAGGCGTACCCGGCCGACGGCGTGCAGGCCCCGCACCGGGATCTGCACGTGGGCGGCGAGTACCAGTGGCGGCGCGAGGGCGATCCGCACCTGTTCAACCCGCGCACCGTGTTCAAGCTGCAGCACTCCACGCGGGCCGGGCGCTACGAGATCTTCAAGGAGTACACCAAGTCCGTCGACGACCAGTCGCGGGACCTGATGACGCTGCGCGGGCTGTTCAAGTTCCGCGAGGGCGTCCGCGAGCCGGTGCCGGTCGAGGAGGTCGAGCCGGTCTCGGAGATCGTCAAGCGGTTCGCCACCGGCGCGATCTCCTACGGCTCCATCTCGCAGGAGATGCACGAGACGCTGGCCATCGCGATGAACCGCCTCGGCGGCAAGTCGAACACCGGTGAGGGCGGCGAGGACGCCGATCGGTTCACCGCCGACGCGGATGGCGACTCGCGGCGTTCGGCGATCAAGCAGGTCGCCTCCGGCCGGTTCGGCGTGACCAGCGAATACCTGGTCAACTCCGACGACATCCAGATCAAGATGGCGCAAGGTGCCAAGCCCGGTGAGGGCGGCCAGCTGCCCGGCCACAAGGTCTACCCGTGGATCGGCAAGACCCGGCACTCCACGCCGGGCGTCGGGCTGATCTCCCCGCCGCCGCACCACGACATCTACTCGATCGAGGACCTGGCGCAGCTCATCCACGACCTGAAGAACGCCAACCCGGCCGCTCGCATCCACGTGAAGCTGGTCAGCGAGGTCGGCGTCGGCACGGTCGCGGCCGGGGTGTCGAAGGCGCACGCCGACGTGGTGCTCATCTCCGGGCACGACGGCGGCACCGGTGCCTCGCCGCTGTCGTCGATCAAGCACGCGGGCGGTCCCTGGGAGCTGGGCCTGGCCGAGACGCAGCAGACGCTGCTGACCAACGACCTGCGCGACCGGATCGTGGTGCAGACCGACGGCCAGCTCAAGACCGGCCGGGACGTGCTGATCGCGGCGCTGCTGGGCGCGGAGGAGTTCGGCTTCGCCACCGCCCCGCTGGTCGTGTCCGGTTGCATCATGATGCGGGTCTGCCACCTCGACACCTGCCCGGTGGGCGTGGCCACGCAGAACCCGGAGCTGCGCGCGAAGTTCAACGGCAAGGCCGACTACGTGGTGAACTTCTTCCAGTTCATCGCCGAGGAGGTCCGGGAATACCTGGCGCAGCTGGGCTTCCGCTCCATCGAGGAGGCGATCGGGCACGCCGAGCTGCTCGACACCGACGAGGCGGTGCGGCACTGGAAGACCGCCGACCTGGATCTTTCGGCGATCACCCACGTGCCGGAGCTGCCCGCGGGCAAGCCGCTGCACAACACCACCACCCAGGACCACGGCCTGGACAAGGCGCTGGACAACACGCTGATCCAGCTCAGCGAGGGCGCCTTGAAGGAGGGTTCTCCGGTGCGCCTGGAACTGCCGGTGCGCAACGTCAACCGCACCGTCGGGACCATGCTCGGCCACGAGCTGACCAAGCATTGGGGCGGTGCGGGGCTGCCGGACGACACGATCGACGTGACGTTCACCGGCTCGGCGGGGCAGAGCTTCGGCGCGTTCGTGCCGCGCGGCATCACGCTGCGGCTGCTCGGTGACGGCAACGACTACGTCGGCAAGGGCCTGTCCGGCGGGCGGATCGTGGTGCGCCCGCCGCAGAACGCCTCCTACACCGCCGAGGACAACGTCATCGCGGGCAACGTGCTGCTCTACGGCGCGACCGGCGGTGAGCTGTTCGTGCGCGGCGTGGTCGGGGAGCGGTTCTGCGTGCGCAACTCCGGCGCGGTGGCCGTCGTCGAAGGCGTCGGCGATCACGGCTGCGAGTACATGACCGGCGGGCGCGCGGTGATCCTCGGCGACACCGGCCGCAACTTCGCGGCGGGCATGTCCGGCGGCATCGCCTACGTGCTGGACCTGCGCGCCGACCGGGTCAACCCGGAGATGGTCGACCTCGACCCGCTCGACGACACCGACGCCGAGTTCCTGCACGACCGGGTGCGCAGGCACTTCGAGCAGACCGCATCGCAGGTCGCCGCTGAGCTGCTGGCGGACTGGGACCTGGCGCTGCGCCGGTTCGGCAAGGTCATGCCGCGCGATTTCAAGCGGGTGCTGGAAGCCCAGAGCGCCGCCGAACGCGATGGGCGCGACGTCAACGACGCGATCATGGAGGCGGCTCATGGCTGACCCGAAGGGCTTTCTCACCACCGAGCGCCAGACGCCGCAGCGCAGGCCGGTGGACATCCGGATCAAGGACTGGCGCGAGGTCTACCTCGAGTTCGAGCAGGACAACGTGCAGAAGCAGGCCGGGCGCTGCATGGACTGCGGCATCCCGTTCTGCCACCAGGGCTGTCCGCTGGGCAACCTCATCCCGGAGTGGAACGACCTGACCTGGCGCGGCGACTGGGCCGACGCGATCCAGCGGCTGCACGCCACGAACAACTTCCCGGAGTTCACCGGGACGTTGTGCCCGGCGCCGTGCGAGGCGGCGTGCGTGGTGGGCATCAACTCCGATCCGGTCACCATCAAGCAGGTCGAGATCGAGATCATCGACAAGGCGTGGGACGAAGGCTGGGTCACCCCGCAGCCGCCCGCGGCCAAGACCGGCAAGAAGGTCGCGGTGATCGGCTCCGGCCCGTCCGGGCTGGCCGCCGCGCAGCAGCTGACCCGCACCGGGCACGACGTGGTGGTCTTCGAGCGGGCCGATCGCCTCGGCGGGTTGCTGCGCTACGGCATCCCCGAGTTCAAGATGGAGAAGCACCGGCTGGACCGGCGGCTCGGGCAGATGCGG from Saccharopolyspora sp. SCSIO 74807 encodes:
- the gltB gene encoding glutamate synthase large subunit produces the protein MPDSQYLRNEAQRRATGQGLYDPAHDHDACGVAFVADMHGRRSHALVDNALTALRNLEHRGAKGADPETGDGVGLLTQVPDEFFRAVVPFELPAAGGYAAGTAFLPADEAGAAAAVETIERIVAEEGLALLGWRDVPVVPDNAGRSAREVMPGFRQLFLGHGRDGAGQESALQFERRAFCVRKRAEHEAKVYFPSLSARTFVYKGMLSETQLDAFYPDLRDERFASAIGLVHSRFSTNTFPSWPLAHPYRFIAHNGEINTMKGNRNWMRTRESMLATDLIPGDLKRLYPIATPDGSDSATFDEVLELLHLGGRSLPHSVLMMIPEAWENHAEMDPQRRAFYEFHNYLMEPWDGPALVAFTDGTQIGAVLDRNGLRPGRYWVTDDGMVVLASEVGVLELDPARVVRKGRLQPGRMFLVDTGAGRIVDDDEIKGGLAAEHPYQEWLDSGVVHLGDLPERDREVPSHASLVHRQQVFGYTEEELGVLLRPMAAGGAEPIGSMGNDVPFAAFSKRPRHLFDYFTQLFAQVTNPPLDAIREELVTSLATHVGPEHNLLDHDPDACKQLVLPFPVLDNDQLAKIVHIDDDGDRPGLKPAIIRSTFEVGGGGQALRQRLDEICEEVSAAVADGAHVLVLSDRTADAEHAPIPSLLVTGAVHHHLVREKNRTQVGLVVEAGDVREVHHVALLIGYGAAAVNPYLAMASVEDLVHNGVLQGLETHQATANLIKALGKGVRKTMSKMGVSTVASYTGAQIFEAIGLGEEVVERCFAGTTSRLGGVGFDGLATEVAERHRKAYPADGVQAPHRDLHVGGEYQWRREGDPHLFNPRTVFKLQHSTRAGRYEIFKEYTKSVDDQSRDLMTLRGLFKFREGVREPVPVEEVEPVSEIVKRFATGAISYGSISQEMHETLAIAMNRLGGKSNTGEGGEDADRFTADADGDSRRSAIKQVASGRFGVTSEYLVNSDDIQIKMAQGAKPGEGGQLPGHKVYPWIGKTRHSTPGVGLISPPPHHDIYSIEDLAQLIHDLKNANPAARIHVKLVSEVGVGTVAAGVSKAHADVVLISGHDGGTGASPLSSIKHAGGPWELGLAETQQTLLTNDLRDRIVVQTDGQLKTGRDVLIAALLGAEEFGFATAPLVVSGCIMMRVCHLDTCPVGVATQNPELRAKFNGKADYVVNFFQFIAEEVREYLAQLGFRSIEEAIGHAELLDTDEAVRHWKTADLDLSAITHVPELPAGKPLHNTTTQDHGLDKALDNTLIQLSEGALKEGSPVRLELPVRNVNRTVGTMLGHELTKHWGGAGLPDDTIDVTFTGSAGQSFGAFVPRGITLRLLGDGNDYVGKGLSGGRIVVRPPQNASYTAEDNVIAGNVLLYGATGGELFVRGVVGERFCVRNSGAVAVVEGVGDHGCEYMTGGRAVILGDTGRNFAAGMSGGIAYVLDLRADRVNPEMVDLDPLDDTDAEFLHDRVRRHFEQTASQVAAELLADWDLALRRFGKVMPRDFKRVLEAQSAAERDGRDVNDAIMEAAHG